The segment TTGCGCTCATAGACACTTGTTCATTATAATGAAGGAGGCAGGTTAGACAATGGCTTCCCTTTGTTATCCAGGAACATGATCTATGTCTCAAGCACCCGAAATCCAAGAAACAGAAATCCCGGGCGTATTGGAAATCTATACGCCTGCCTTTTCTGATGAGCGCGGTTTTTTTTCTGAAACTTACAATCAGACTGCTTGGGAACAATCCGGTTTTTCCCAATCCTTTCTGCAGGATAATCTGAGCATGTCCTGTAAAGGAGCGCTTCGCGGGATGCACTACCAATTAAATCCTTACGGCATGGGCAAACTGATTCGGGTACTCACAGGCGCTGTTTACGATGTTGCCGTGGATCTGCGCAAAGGCTCGCCGACTTTTGGCCAATGGATGGCGCGCACCCTAGATGACGCTACCCCCATGTGGCTTTGGATACCCGCCGGTTTCGCTCACGGTTTTCTTGCGCTGCAGGATCAGACCCGTGTCTACTACAAATGTACACAACGCTACAACCGAGAATCAGAACGTGCTATCCGTTATAATGATCCCGACCTCGATATCCTCTGGCCTGCCGCTGCTGCCGTGATTTCAAAAAAAGACAGCCA is part of the Candidatus Hydrogenedentota bacterium genome and harbors:
- the rfbC gene encoding dTDP-4-dehydrorhamnose 3,5-epimerase produces the protein MSQAPEIQETEIPGVLEIYTPAFSDERGFFSETYNQTAWEQSGFSQSFLQDNLSMSCKGALRGMHYQLNPYGMGKLIRVLTGAVYDVAVDLRKGSPTFGQWMARTLDDATPMWLWIPAGFAHGFLALQDQTRVYYKCTQRYNRESERAIRYNDPDLDILWPAAAAVISKKDSQAPLFKDAEYNFSFSR